Genomic DNA from Caloranaerobacter ferrireducens:
ATTATACAATAACAAGAGTAAAAATAGTTAATGAATATGGAGCAAATCAAATGGGGAAACCAATAGGTAATTATATTACTATTGAAGCACCAGCATTAAAAAAAGCTGATCAGGATTTAAAAGATGAAATTAGTAAAGTATTAGCTAAAGAACTTAAGGCTTTACACAAACTTGATAAAAGTAATAAAACTTTAGTTGTAGGTTTGGGTAACTGGAATGTAACTCCTGATGCTTTGGGTCCGAAAGTAGTAGATAAAATTTTGGTTACAAGACATTACTTTGAGGCTTACAAAAAGACTGAAGATGAAACAATGGCAAATGTTTCAGCTATTTCTCCAGGTGTAATGGGACTTACTGGGATTGAAACAGGAGAAATAATAAAGGGGGTTGTTGAAAAGATTAAACCAGATTTAGTTATAGCTGTAGATGCATTAGCATCTAGAAAAATGGAAAGAGTAAGCAGTACTATCCAAATTTCTGATACAGGAATTAGTCCTGGTTCTGGTGTGGGAAATAAAAGGAAAGGTTTAAATAAAGAATATCTGGGTGTCCCAGTTATAGCGATAGGTGTACCAACTGTAGTTGATGCTGCAACAATGGTAAATGATACTATTGATATGATAGTAGGTGAAATGAAAAAACAGGCTAAGGTTGGCAGTAATTTTTATTCTATGCTAGAAGAGATGGAAAGTGAAGATAAATATCAATTAATTAAAGAAGTATTAAATCCTTATATGGGAAATGTTATGGTTACACCAAAAGAAGTTGATGATTTGATTAACGACCTTTCACAAGTAATTGCAAATGGATTAAATATCTCATTGCATCCAGGAATTGATTTAAAAGATGTAAATAGGTATTTAAATTAGCGATTTAAGCTTAGGCTTAGGTCGCTTTTTTCTATCATAATAGCAAAAATTATGGAATATAATTTCATATAGCAGTCTAACATTAGAGAAGTATAGGGGAGTGTTACCTATGAGGCTTAGGATCTATAAAGACAAGGGGATTTGGTATATTATAATAGCTATTTTGTGTTTAGTATTGTTTTTCGTCGGCTTTAGAATAATTTCTAAGCTTTCAAACGATTTTGCCAAAGACGATAATGAAGAAGTTGTAGAGGCATTTAACTATATTTCCCACTATAATGGAGAAAATGAAAATAGTTTAGACAAAATAAATACTACTGATTTATTTAGTGTAGAGAATGAAGAACATTATTTAAAAATTGATGGCGTAGATAATTTTTTTTTGAAAATAATCATTAATTCTAATTCATATATGAAGGTTATGTATTATCAAAAATATAAAAATAGCTCTGATAAGGGTTTTGTTAGTGAATTGTTAAATAGTTTAAAATCATATTTTCAAATGACATCTTTTTTGAAAGCTCAGATAGAATCAATTTTAAATAAAGAAGAAGATATTACTCCTGTAAATAATTTAAATTATTTTAGTACAAATGAAACGAAAGATAATGAAAATCAAAATATTGCTAAGCAGCCAGTTGGTTCGAATGAAGATGGAGAAGTAAAGATAAAGGAAGATATAATATTTATTGAGGACCCTTTCGAGACAAATGAAGGAGATATTTTAACGGATAAAAATATAGAACTAAAAATGGTAAAAAAATTAAAAGTTAATAAAGAAAAACCATATATACTTATATATCATACACATGGAACTGAGGCATATTTGCCTATAAGAACAAATAGATTTCATACGACAAAAAGGGATTATAATGTTATAAAGATAGGTGATATTATAACAGAGGTACTTAAAGAAAAAGGTCATAATGTTAAGCATATTGATATCTATCATGATATACCTTCATATAATCAATCATATACAAGATCTTTATCAACGGTTAAGGAGATTATAAATAAAGATAAAAATATAAAGATAATTTTTGATATACATAGAGATGGTATTCCAGAAGATGCAAGCTATATTAAAAAGGCTTTAGCTCAGAGCAAGGTTAAAATTAACGGTGTTGATGTTGCTACTTATACATTTGTTATTGGTCCTGAAAATCCAAATAAAGATGAAATATTAAATTTCGCTAAATATATAAAAGAAGTTTCTGACAAGATGTATCCTGGATTATGTAAGGGAATTGTAATAAAACCTTATGGTAAATTTAATCAATATGTAAAAGATCATTATGCATTAATAGAAGTTGGTAGCAATTTAAATACAATTGAAGAAGCCAAAAGATCAGCAAAACTTATAGGAAATGTTTTAGATATGGCATTAAGAGGTATTATTGAATAGATTTTAAGTTCTTTTTTTTTTAGAATAAAAGTGCTATAATAATGTATGTGCTGATTTGGAGGTGTTTACATGAGTGAAGAAGCTAAAAAGGAAATACTAGAATGGATAAAAAGTATATTATTTGCTGTTGTTATAGCTATAATAATTAAAACTTTTATTTTCAATACTACATATGTTCTTGGTTATTCAATGTATCCGACTCTACATGAAGGCGACAGATTGTTTACGAATAAACTGATATATATTATAGGAGAACCGAAAAGAGGAGACATAGTTGTACTTAAAGCACCAGATGTACCAGATAAAGATTACATAAAACGTGTGGTAGCTGTTGAAAATGATGAGATAAAAATAGTAGATGGCAAGGTATATATTAATGGAAAAGTGCTAGATGAATATTATTTGAAAGGTAGTTTGTATACTCATGGTAATATAGATTTGAAGGTTCCTGAAGGTTATGTGTTTGTGTTAGGTGATAATAGAAAGTTAGGTGCAAGTAAAGATAGTAGGTATTTTGGACCAGTACCTGTAAAGCTTATTAAAGGTAAAGCAGTATTTAGGTATTATCCTTTTGATAGTAGATTTGGATCATTGTATAAATAGGTATAAATATTTTTAACTTTGTCCATAATAATCTTGGTGATTATTATGAGAACAAGGCTTGAAAAATTAAATGAAAGAAAGCTTAGACGTAAGATAAGACAAAGAAAAAGATTGGCGATTTTATTGGTTACTTTGATTTTATTCATTGGACTTAGAATCGTTGACCAATCTTTTATCGAACTTTTGCAAATAGAAGATGAGAAACTGTTTGAATACAGTTATTTTAATGGTATATATAAAATACAATTAATGGGAAATATCTATAACATAAAGAAATCTGATATTGATATGTACTATAAGAAATATAAAACTATAGTATTAAATTATGTTAATCGAATAAGAGATTTAATAGTAGGATTTAAAAAAAATGAGCCGGGCTTAAGCCCGGTGTTTTAGTATGTTAACGTTTTATTAATTTATACTTTTAACACATTATATATTATGTTATAATTGTTTAGAATTACTTCCATGTTATGAGGAG
This window encodes:
- the gpr gene encoding GPR endopeptidase, whose amino-acid sequence is MLQIRTDLAIEARELYKEKNNVEVSGVEVEREEKENYTITRVKIVNEYGANQMGKPIGNYITIEAPALKKADQDLKDEISKVLAKELKALHKLDKSNKTLVVGLGNWNVTPDALGPKVVDKILVTRHYFEAYKKTEDETMANVSAISPGVMGLTGIETGEIIKGVVEKIKPDLVIAVDALASRKMERVSSTIQISDTGISPGSGVGNKRKGLNKEYLGVPVIAIGVPTVVDAATMVNDTIDMIVGEMKKQAKVGSNFYSMLEEMESEDKYQLIKEVLNPYMGNVMVTPKEVDDLINDLSQVIANGLNISLHPGIDLKDVNRYLN
- the spoIIP gene encoding stage II sporulation protein P yields the protein MRLRIYKDKGIWYIIIAILCLVLFFVGFRIISKLSNDFAKDDNEEVVEAFNYISHYNGENENSLDKINTTDLFSVENEEHYLKIDGVDNFFLKIIINSNSYMKVMYYQKYKNSSDKGFVSELLNSLKSYFQMTSFLKAQIESILNKEEDITPVNNLNYFSTNETKDNENQNIAKQPVGSNEDGEVKIKEDIIFIEDPFETNEGDILTDKNIELKMVKKLKVNKEKPYILIYHTHGTEAYLPIRTNRFHTTKRDYNVIKIGDIITEVLKEKGHNVKHIDIYHDIPSYNQSYTRSLSTVKEIINKDKNIKIIFDIHRDGIPEDASYIKKALAQSKVKINGVDVATYTFVIGPENPNKDEILNFAKYIKEVSDKMYPGLCKGIVIKPYGKFNQYVKDHYALIEVGSNLNTIEEAKRSAKLIGNVLDMALRGIIE
- the lepB gene encoding signal peptidase I — protein: MSEEAKKEILEWIKSILFAVVIAIIIKTFIFNTTYVLGYSMYPTLHEGDRLFTNKLIYIIGEPKRGDIVVLKAPDVPDKDYIKRVVAVENDEIKIVDGKVYINGKVLDEYYLKGSLYTHGNIDLKVPEGYVFVLGDNRKLGASKDSRYFGPVPVKLIKGKAVFRYYPFDSRFGSLYK